In Candidatus Cohnella colombiensis, one DNA window encodes the following:
- a CDS encoding ABC transporter substrate-binding protein, protein MVRSKKSMMLVVSLILALTMVLSACGSKDNNSSTSPSASSGTGSDPSAGKTEKPVELIWYTIGTPQRDVDKVMEEVSKYTAEKIGVTVKMTQLDWGDYDQKMKVMTASGTKMDIMFTSSWAFDYVQNARKGAFLAIDDLLEQHGKEIKAALNPAFLEGSKVDGHNYGIPANKELPALEVWRFNKQLLEKYDLDYTKVTTSLDSLEPLFKVIKENEPDVVPFAMNKDYSPVLPYDYLIDKLPMVVKLGSTDYKVENLLETPELKEALNTMHRFYKAGYVSAEAATTPSTDDLMKSGKWFADRAATVPFADNLWSASYGYPVVSTQASESVVYNWSVMGSLQAISANSEHPEKAMEFLNLLNTDPYLRNLVDSGIEGVHYEKLDNNYMKNLDESKNYDMPTFSLGNVLLTYLNEGDPANKWEEYATFNNASTQAPTLGFNFDTSSVTAELAAVQNVKSEFWSALMTGTVNPDEYLQKAIEKFKAAGLDKIIAEAQRQLDEWRAAK, encoded by the coding sequence ATGGTAAGAAGTAAAAAAAGTATGATGCTCGTTGTATCACTGATCCTTGCGCTGACAATGGTATTGAGTGCTTGTGGATCTAAAGACAACAACTCTAGTACGAGTCCAAGTGCTAGCTCTGGCACAGGTTCTGATCCTTCTGCAGGTAAAACAGAAAAGCCGGTTGAGCTGATCTGGTACACAATTGGTACACCGCAAAGAGATGTAGACAAAGTCATGGAAGAAGTCAGCAAGTACACTGCCGAAAAAATCGGTGTAACGGTTAAGATGACTCAGCTTGACTGGGGCGATTACGATCAAAAAATGAAAGTAATGACTGCTTCCGGTACGAAAATGGATATTATGTTTACTTCCTCATGGGCATTCGATTATGTGCAAAACGCACGTAAAGGCGCATTCCTTGCCATCGATGATTTGCTTGAACAACATGGAAAAGAAATTAAGGCTGCTTTGAACCCCGCTTTCCTTGAAGGCTCCAAAGTAGATGGTCATAACTATGGGATTCCAGCCAACAAAGAATTGCCAGCGCTAGAAGTATGGCGCTTCAACAAGCAATTGCTGGAGAAGTATGACCTTGATTACACGAAAGTAACGACATCATTAGATAGCTTGGAGCCACTCTTTAAAGTGATTAAGGAAAATGAGCCGGATGTTGTTCCATTCGCCATGAATAAAGATTACTCGCCTGTTTTGCCATATGACTACTTGATTGATAAGTTGCCAATGGTTGTTAAGCTAGGTTCCACAGATTACAAGGTTGAGAATCTGCTCGAAACTCCTGAATTGAAGGAAGCTTTGAACACGATGCACCGTTTCTATAAAGCGGGATATGTATCTGCCGAAGCTGCAACGACTCCTTCAACAGATGATTTGATGAAATCAGGCAAATGGTTCGCTGATCGCGCTGCAACAGTACCATTCGCTGATAACTTATGGTCTGCTTCATACGGTTACCCTGTTGTATCTACACAAGCTAGCGAATCTGTTGTATACAACTGGTCTGTAATGGGCTCCCTACAAGCGATTTCTGCAAACTCCGAACATCCAGAAAAAGCAATGGAATTTTTGAACTTGCTTAACACAGATCCTTACTTGCGTAATCTCGTAGATTCAGGAATTGAAGGCGTTCACTACGAAAAACTAGATAACAACTACATGAAAAACCTAGACGAGTCTAAAAACTACGATATGCCAACGTTCTCGCTCGGTAACGTATTGCTTACTTACTTGAATGAAGGCGACCCTGCGAACAAGTGGGAAGAATATGCAACCTTCAACAATGCAAGCACACAAGCACCGACATTGGGCTTCAACTTCGATACTTCGAGCGTAACAGCTGAACTTGCTGCAGTTCAAAACGTGAAATCTGAGTTCTGGTCTGCATTGATGACAGGTACAGTTAATCCTGACGAATATTTGCAAAAGGCGATTGAAAAATTCAAAGCGGCAGGACTAGACAAAATCATCGCAGAAGCGCAACGTCAGCTAGATGAGTGGAGAGCGGCTAAATAA
- a CDS encoding ABC transporter permease subunit, whose protein sequence is MLLMVLPGAIWFILFSYLPMVGTIIAFKQYRYHRDGFWASIMNSQWIGFDNFKFLFLTNDAYIITRNTVLYNLVFIVAGLVLAVGMAIVLVEITNKRLSKIYQTGMFLPYFLSWVIVGYFVFSFLSLDKGVLNQILGWFGVDAINWYSEKKYWPYFLVLISLWKAIGYNSVVYLAAIMGMDKSLYEAAMIDGANKWQQIKNITIPLLTPLMTIMTLLAIGRIFYADFGLFYQVPRDSGTLYSVTNVIDTYVYRGLKMTGEIGMSTAAGLYQSVVGFVLVITSNYIVRKFNKDNALF, encoded by the coding sequence ATGCTGCTCATGGTACTGCCAGGAGCAATTTGGTTCATTTTATTTTCATACTTGCCAATGGTGGGAACCATTATCGCATTTAAACAATACCGGTACCATAGAGATGGCTTTTGGGCCAGCATTATGAATAGTCAATGGATCGGCTTTGATAACTTTAAGTTTTTATTTCTAACGAATGATGCTTATATCATTACTCGCAACACCGTACTCTATAATCTAGTATTTATCGTGGCAGGTCTCGTCCTCGCAGTCGGGATGGCGATCGTCCTAGTGGAAATAACAAATAAGCGGTTGTCGAAAATATACCAGACAGGAATGTTTCTTCCTTACTTCCTTTCCTGGGTTATTGTTGGTTATTTTGTATTCAGCTTCTTGAGCTTGGATAAAGGGGTATTAAACCAAATACTCGGATGGTTCGGTGTAGACGCAATAAACTGGTATTCCGAGAAAAAGTACTGGCCATATTTCCTCGTACTCATTAGTCTTTGGAAAGCAATTGGCTACAATAGCGTAGTTTACTTAGCAGCGATTATGGGGATGGATAAGTCGCTATATGAGGCAGCTATGATCGATGGCGCGAACAAATGGCAGCAAATTAAAAATATTACGATTCCGTTGTTAACACCGCTAATGACGATAATGACGCTATTAGCAATTGGACGGATTTTCTATGCGGATTTCGGCCTATTCTATCAAGTGCCACGGGATTCCGGAACTTTATATTCAGTTACTAATGTTATTGACACTTATGTGTATCGAGGCTTGAAAATGACCGGTGAAATCGGTATGAGCACTGCTGCAGGGTTGTATCAGTCTGTTGTAGGCTTCGTACTTGTTATCACTTCCAACTATATTGTCCGTAAATTCAATAAAGATAACGCCTTGTTCTAA